The following DNA comes from Papaver somniferum cultivar HN1 chromosome 4, ASM357369v1, whole genome shotgun sequence.
ATGAAAGCCGGCCATTGATAACCCTGGAGTATGTCCAAGTCAATGATATGAACTCGTTCTTCGCATTCAAAAGCTTCAAAAATGGCTTGGTTGGCAGTGAAATGGGCAAACTTGATGTAAGGGCAGGCTTGGTAGAGCGTTTGATAGATTTTGAGAATCTCAAAGGAGTTTGGAGGGAATGCTGTGTAGGGTTTAGGAGTACAAGTAGTAGGAGTGAGGGTAACAGCCGAGAGTCTTGTGGTGAGCGCCTCAGTGAAGTACGAGGCAACGCGTTGCATGGAGTCACCAAGAGGAGTAACCACTTGGCCGAGGTGGTGGATATATCTTTTAGCTAACATGTAATCCTCTTTGGCCACTGCTTCAGCACAAGCCAGGAGGAGGTGCACCAGCTGAAGACCACTGTCTTGCTCCTATACATGGATATGGAATACCATATTAGGGCAAGAAAACTTGGAACTTTATACATGGAGGGACCTATATTAAATTTCTCATCTTTGATGAGATCATAGTTTTAGGGTGGATCCCTTCCGTTAGATATAGATAAAGAGTTTTACCTTGAAAGACCCAGATGAAAGAGACCCTGGCACTGGCGCCATTAAACCATGCTCAACATtgttatgttgttgttgttgttgagggtttTGCAGTAGTTGCTGTTGCAGTTGCATTTGCTGGAGTTGGTGTTGCTGCCTTTCGAAAGAACTAAACTGATCATACAGATTCACTTCCTGCTGGTTATTCATTTGCAAGTTACCAACTTGCTCATGATCATTCAATGACCCACCGAGAAACCTAGAATTTTGATCATCAGTCTGCACAGGCAAGCTTTCTAGTATTGTTCCAAGTGTTGTTGGCATCTGATGATGTTGAGAATGATGATCGAAAGTCTCTCCTGCAGATAAATACTGTTGATTGTGGCGATGAACTTGGTCAATAAGCTCTTCTAACCCTTCCATTGCTGGAAGTTCTAAACTCTCTGGAAGCAGATAGTGATTATTATTGCTACTACTACTATTATTGTGATTATTGTTATAACTCTTTGTATGTGTATTGTTGTTGTAAACCCTTTGAAGTGGGCTCATGGAGGATTTTCCCTTCTGTTGTATGGCTGTTGTGTAAGGAGGAGAGCTACTGCATCCATCAGAAAGTATATATTGCATTTCGAGTCTTTGTAAATAATCATAATTGATTTCATTGTTAGAACCACAACTCTGTGGCGGTATGATGATTCTCCTTGGTGAAGAAATTATGTAATCTGGTGTTCTTAAAGGTGAACACATCATGAAATCAGAAATAGAATCTATTTGCTCAAAACTATTAAACAAACTTTCCCATATGTTATTTTCCTCCGACGGGTGCACGTCTTCTCCCACGACATCGCCGTCGTCCTCGAACTTTAGTGCTTGGAAATCCAAGCTTGAAAGGCTAGCTGTACTGTTTTTCTCCAGTTTCGAGACTCCCCCCGGGACTTGATCGGGTTCCTGAATGGAAGCAGTTGAAGAAGTTGGTTGTTGGTTAGTTGGACATGGAGAGTTCTCACTCTTAACAGTACCAATGCCCTCACATAGAGAATTTaacatttttctttttgtagAAAGACTAAAATGAGAAGAAGCTTTGGATCACCCTGTGATGGTTTTCCTTACAAAAAGATTGTAGATGATATTATCAATGACTTGAACTATTTTTCTTATGTTAACAAAAAAGTTGTTATCGTACTCTGAAAAAGCTAGGTTGTGTGTTAGGATTTCTTCTTATTGGGATTTAAGGTTTTGTCATTATATGATGCTTCATATTGTCTTTGGAGGGGAAGATAATTTAGAGAGAAGGACAATTCTAACTCTATGTTATTTGGAGGGTTTTGAATGAGGATTCCGTTATTCCATATATACTTTTACATCATCTAACTTCTACTAAATTACATGATCTTATTAGCTGTGAATTATGAGGTTTTGGGTTTTTCATGAGCATCACTTATTTTTTACGTTGATCCGTGTCTGATGTGACGTACTTGCATGGCCAAGGACCCATGTAGAGAGTGTAGAGTCTTATGTCTCTTGGGCAAATCGAAATGATCATCAATTATCTCAAGGTTAACCTTCTTATACAGACGTGACGTTTTTACTAATTTGTAGCTTTGGATTAGTTATTTGAGATAGTCTAGTCTTTACAAGAGCGTTGCACCGCAATAATATGTTCAAACAACCTGCTAGACTGCTAGTTGCTTACTCGGAAGCTTAGGTGGAATGACAGCATGCACCACATTCATGAGCCCTATACTCTCGAAAGTCCAAGTGATGTCACGTCGACATAACTAGTTTCTATCTTTCCTTTGTCTCCTGAAAAGCATCGACACCTTATGGGATTTTAGGGTTCTGTCATTTTAATTTTGTGATGCTTATGTCTTTGGAGAGATGGAGAGAGGGTTTTGGATTAGAATTTTTCTTACCTATGCATCATCGCCTTTTGATTGTAGATTGTGAGGTTTTTGGTTTGTCATGTGCAACTTCCTGGATATTTCTCATACAAGAGGAGATAGAGCAGCATTTACTGTTTGACATGTTAACAAGTTTTAGCCACCACTTAATTGTAAGAGACAAATAAGTAGGTTGGGCCCACTTTCCGCGGACCGGCCCAGAAAGGATATTTCCACTTTTTGACATTTTGATTACAGGTCAAATATAGAGACAAATCAAGTGATTATAGCATAATACAAGTCTCTCTATTGAACAAGCAATTACAGGAAAAGGATTTCAATCAATTACAGGAAAAGGATTCATAATCAAGTGCGTAATAATGTTGATCAAAATATATAGTGTTTGTTTATCATCAAAGTATGTTGAAAGTATGTCTAGTATGTTGAAAGTCAAAATATAATATTATTTATGCTCGTTGCACGGATAATGAAAGAGTTTTCCTAACATATAAGATTCAAGAAAACATGATCTACAGTTCGGAATACAtagaaattttatttatttattttcattattaCAAAAATGACATTTTTCTAAATATCGATTTTTAAACTATTTTCAGTTAATACCTATAAATAGCACTTATTAATCTAGCACCCTGTTTAATCTAATGGCTTGATTTgaatataaaataatattttacggcTGAGATTGGATCCTGATACACTAAATTGATGCCAAATCCCAAGTTCGCAAATGGGTTGCCCACTAATATAGAGCAATTTGAGTTTTCTCTAATGTTATACGCCACATCTAAATTTTTGGAAATAGATTTTtatcgataatcatattatgctGAATGATATTGATTCGTTATAGTGCTTGTACAAGCCTGTATAGAAGCATGTAGCAAGCTGCACATGAATATACTTGACTGAATCGCCATGTCTTCGTTAAGTATCAAGTCAAAATTGTGCCAGACACAAGATCAGAGCTCTAACTATCCAAGCTCTAACTTGGCCGAGCTTAGGAATCACATCTCCCATGATTGGTTGTGCTAAAATCCCAAATATGATCGAGAAATAAGAAAACCCTGGGCTTTGGATCATAAACAACAGACATGCCCGAGTTAGAAAAGGTTTGTCCACCTAACTTGGACGACAAAAACTGACCCGTGATCGACCAACTTGGCCAGCTAACTTGTTCGGCCACCCCTCTTCCCATTTGACCAAGTTTGGCTGACCAACTTGGTAGGAAAAGTTTCTTTTTAAGGAAGCCGATGAAACAGAAATATGCAACGGTAACAAGCGTTGCAGTTGTACACGTGACAAACCTAGGGATGGAGTCCCCCTATAAATGTTGCTAAAAAGTGTTGCAGCCGGACCTAAGGTTAAAGTCCCGCCTCTCCCTGTAGGTTTCAATAAGTATTATTGTTTATTTAAAGGGTACATGCGACATTCATTAAATATCGATTTTGTTTAAATGACACACGCAACAGACGATGTGCGTCTTAGTAACGCGTCTTCCCAAATTTGACGAATTATATGTACCATGTACCACTTCGTCTGGCCATTGATGTCTTCATGACATAAGACTCACACAAAGAGTCATAGTTCATAAAACAAACTGTCCGTCACATGCAACAAGCCATAGACATTTTATTACCTTCACTATGAGGCTAGTCATATGCGTCTAGCCACATGTATCTAACACGGAGGATCCCCATTTCCAAAGGACTTGCCACATTCGACCGACCATATGTATCCGTAAACATGTGTATGACACGGTAAATCGAAAAGCTTGACTTGTCATATGTGACTTCTCATTATGTCAAGACACATATGACCTGATATTATATGGTTGACCATGAATAACTTATCATAGTGTCTATCCATGGATGCTTACTCCATATGGTGTAACATATATGTATTTCTACGTATGCTTAACCACTTCAGTACTCCTATAATTTATTCTCTACTCTTTCATGACCATATATCACTTCACGTTGATGTCATCAGATGCAGTGTTTAACTCGTTTAACGCATACATCTGGCATCAACCGTTCATTAAGGCATGCAGACTGACACACTTAAACTCTTATTGCTCATATGGGACTCTCGGAGACTTGGCATAAGGCCTAATAAATACGCATTTATTTTAGTCTTCCAAAACAAGAATTTCCACATTCAAATAAGGTGCATATTCTCTACAAGTCTCTCTAGTCTTGTCAGACTTAACAAGACTCATTAGTCATGGCTAGTCTGGCATGACAAGCCACTAGCCAACTGATTGACTTAATTAGAAAGTCTCATCCGACTTCATAGTAGTAATGTTTAATTTTACTAAAATTGCAAGAGACATCAAAAGATTTTCAAATGGGGAATATTCACTAGGGTATTTGTATGACATGTCTACAACATGCGGATTAGCAATACACTCATTACGAAAAAGTATTGGGATATGTGAATGGTTGATAGACTAGAGGACTAGTGGGTATGCATCCGTCTATTCTTTCTTACGAATAGGGACACGGTTTTCATCATATTCCCCACGACCTACACTTCACTGTTAATCATGTCTACAGAAAACAAATTAAAGAACCAAAATAAATATggctaattaaaagaaaaatattctaaaaaaatGATATGAACCGGCATATAAGATACATTGATATCCACCGATTCTTGTTGGACAAAATTAATAAAGGATATGAATCATCGTATATATGTGTCAAACATACACCGATTTAGTGTCAGAAAGTCGTACACTACGAAATCGGTATATGTGGACGTATATAAATATCGATCCTGGTTATGGtatttggacattaagaatcaacaAGAATCAGAACATAAGATACATGGATATCTTCATATTTTTGTTGTAGAAAATTTATAAAGGATATGAATTGGAATATATATGAATTGGAATCCATATACATGGATATATATAAAAGTTGATTCCAGTCATTATGTTATTTGGATAAAAAGAATATCATCCAGAATCGGCTAATGTTTATGTGCCAATACTACCGATGACGGTTAATATTCTTATGTGCAATAAATATCAACCAAAATCGGCGGATGTCAAACATCGACATTAGCCGATTTTGGTTATTTtacatttttaaaaaaatttggttttcttaATATATACATCATTAAAAAACCTTATTCATAGGAATCCATTGACCGAGAAACTTACCTGTAAAACTCAATCTTTAATTGAAGTTCTCATCAGTTAATAGGAACGGGTTGAAATAAAAGATGGAGTCGTTTTTTGATTAGGTTTTAGTATTTGATTATGATAAAAATAGAAAGATACTCCATAAGTTTCTAAAAAATAAGCTTATctggttttcacaaaaattaagaaaaacaattattGTAAccactttttcattttttttcctaatGTATCCTTGGTTCCCATTCATCTGATATAAGAGAAATGGGAGAGAGAAGTAGTTCCCTTTTTATATTAATAGAGAAaagcgagagagagagagaagtggtccctctaTGGATATactagtaaaatcataacatttgattTTCCAAATatggaaacaagcctattttttgacatacccaaataaggaaacaagcctattttttaaaaacagagaggGTATTAGGTTTCTTTTTAGAGTTTAGTACTTGGGAGAAAGAAGATAGAAGTGATTCGGCTTTTATATTGTGTTTTATTATAAGCATCAAGGTTAGTGTAGAAGGAATCTtggtattttcaaaaaaaaaatagataccCCATATCCC
Coding sequences within:
- the LOC113273204 gene encoding putative uncharacterized protein DDB_G0272456, which encodes MLNSLCEGIGTVKSENSPCPTNQQPTSSTASIQEPDQVPGGVSKLEKNSTASLSSLDFQALKFEDDGDVVGEDVHPSEENNIWESLFNSFEQIDSISDFMMCSPLRTPDYIISSPRRIIIPPQSCGSNNEINYDYLQRLEMQYILSDGCSSSPPYTTAIQQKGKSSMSPLQRVYNNNTHTKSYNNNHNNSSSSNNNHYLLPESLELPAMEGLEELIDQVHRHNQQYLSAGETFDHHSQHHQMPTTLGTILESLPVQTDDQNSRFLGGSLNDHEQVGNLQMNNQQEVNLYDQFSSFERQQHQLQQMQLQQQLLQNPQQQQQHNNVEHGLMAPVPGSLSSGSFKVKLFIYI